In Candidatus Defluviibacterium haderslevense, the following are encoded in one genomic region:
- a CDS encoding efflux RND transporter periplasmic adaptor subunit, with product MKNVISITLFILLTIVGACKKPETTVDPKEKLQQLKAQIQELNTQVKQLEIEISKTDTSFVKTSKAKKVTIDSARKQDFKHFIETQGIVDAAQNVLAAPQMPGLITKIYVKEGDRVLAGQILAQMDGATMKQGIEEIKTAIAMANTMFDKQKSLWEQNIGSESQFLQAKNQKEQLEQKLKTLQSQLSMTNIKSPVNGIVDEIKVKIGEIASPGFAGIRVVNNSNLMIKARLSDQFASKVKKGDKVSLYFPDLDKELSSALSYVGQTVNASSRTINVEAKLPPAKEKFITNQIVKLKINDGIQKSVIVVPSNVIQKSINGEDYILVVENKNGIMYARKQIIKTGQQYNGQTVILEGLKSGDNYITLGYTEIVDGQTIQN from the coding sequence ATGAAAAATGTTATTTCGATTACCCTGTTTATCTTATTAACCATCGTTGGAGCATGCAAAAAGCCAGAAACCACCGTTGATCCAAAAGAAAAATTACAACAACTTAAAGCTCAAATTCAAGAGCTCAATACCCAAGTTAAACAATTAGAAATTGAAATTTCTAAAACAGATACTAGTTTTGTCAAAACCTCCAAGGCAAAGAAAGTAACTATAGATTCAGCTAGAAAACAAGATTTCAAACACTTCATTGAAACTCAAGGCATTGTTGATGCCGCTCAGAATGTCTTAGCAGCACCTCAAATGCCCGGTCTGATAACAAAAATTTATGTGAAAGAAGGTGACCGTGTTCTTGCAGGTCAAATATTAGCTCAAATGGATGGTGCTACTATGAAACAAGGTATTGAAGAAATAAAAACAGCAATAGCCATGGCCAATACCATGTTTGATAAACAAAAATCACTATGGGAACAAAACATAGGAAGTGAATCACAATTTTTACAAGCTAAAAATCAAAAAGAACAACTAGAACAAAAATTAAAAACACTTCAAAGTCAATTGTCCATGACTAACATTAAGTCACCAGTCAATGGTATTGTTGATGAAATCAAAGTAAAAATTGGTGAAATCGCATCTCCAGGTTTTGCAGGGATCCGTGTGGTTAATAATTCCAATTTAATGATTAAAGCTAGACTAAGTGATCAGTTTGCGAGTAAAGTAAAAAAAGGAGATAAAGTTTCATTGTACTTTCCTGACTTAGACAAAGAACTCTCCAGTGCATTAAGTTATGTAGGTCAAACCGTTAATGCAAGTAGTCGCACAATAAATGTCGAAGCGAAACTTCCTCCTGCAAAGGAAAAATTTATTACCAATCAAATAGTCAAACTTAAAATTAATGATGGCATTCAAAAATCTGTAATTGTAGTACCGTCAAATGTTATTCAAAAAAGTATTAATGGCGAAGATTACATATTGGTTGTTGAAAACAAAAATGGTATTATGTATGCCAGAAAACAAATCATCAAAACAGGTCAACAATACAATGGCCAAACGGTGATATTAGAAGGATTAAAATCAGGTGACAATTATATTACTTTAGGATATACTGAAATTGTAGATGGACAGACCATACAGAATTAA
- a CDS encoding T9SS type A sorting domain-containing protein: MKKLSFTQLTKHKAIRGALSLIVFSFALVLGKLQAQCPANFSTPIPTIACQGQVSTYFITNYDNTAITGYNYSIVPLTGTANYNLVGANLTITYSTPGDVSFNLVLIPVSAAIPCATQTFNVRVGALFAPQANCNDTINVSLDELCVARVTPDMVLEGNTYNYLDYDVVIRDQITKVTIPGSPLVSRAYLGKFLEVSAIHRCSGNSCWGVLRIEDKLKPILNCKTYIVDCGTPTTPEVLGFPKPVGAPNPTPVVGQPRTYTSNSSFYDNCGPTTFKYNDRKIQVVCPPAVTYIDTIFRDWTANDSYGNQITCSDTILVRAGTTLGLICPPNWDDISHFAIPCDTTIERDANGYPHPNVTGYPTGIGCRNINYTYTDLRLNVCQGSYKILREWLIADWCTGTTATCTQILKILDKRGPLLVCASRQTVSTAINSCEGWADIKVPTILAGECSSVTWDVLVKRGVEDTTVRPTSIAAVRDGITLNADGSYHVANLPVGLSWVLFIGTDACGNSTECSTEIFVAEKTKPTPVCHFETVVTLSDEGIAKVFASSFDDGSHDNCALDSFKVRRMNPTSNCFGPEGNSVFGNFVKFCCTDIPNNPIVVILQVRDKAGNTNECMVQVTVQDKKPPVITCLPNITVSCGFDYSNLNVFGTYRRNQSDRKQILLNDIRNTLNVPQPYLWGLDGLVIEDCTLTVDSSISNTVNACGVGNISRVYTFRDEFNPTQTCVQNISVINFTPYKGLSIVWPGDVIIEGCLTSSDTARTGAPRWPSNVPCSNILSTFEDQTFNIVEGVCYKILRKWTVVDWCNFNINTGAGRWTYTQIIKVKNSVAPTITSSCSNQVFDSQSPECNGFAALVATATDDCTHPEDLVWSYKIDLFNNNSIDINGFTNNATGTYPGGTHKITWTVADQCGNETSCTYTFKIRDAKQPTPYCRTGIITVIMPSSGSVTVWASDLNLDSKDNCTPSNQLRYSFSSNVFNTSQTYVCSQITDGISKTFDVRIYVTDLEGNQDYCDTKITIQDGLGNACPDNITGGGTSSLVAGTLSTSNNANLEQAMVSINGNMPSMPKYHMTQKDGKYAFPAIPLSENYTINAEKNDDPLNGVSTQDIVLIQKHILGISTLNSAYKIIAADVNDSKTITAKDISDLRKLILGVTNELPLKKSWRFINASQQFQDQKSPWPLQEVVQIDKLSSDMLENNFIAVKVGDVNGNAKANQLTVSTSRTNADMFIDLKDLSFVEGQLIEVPFSDLEANTISGLQMEIVFDPEVLHFVEIKSGQLNIHEQNVNYTYVSQGKIRLSWDYATGVLCNKPLFSLVFNGLKKGIVSEHLALGTDSYKSEAYDIEGNEMNIRASYGGNATNSNNGFYLYQNEPNPFSSVTKISFQLPEDAVANLRVYDVNGKILKELSKQYKAGLNNIEISKKELQASGILYYRLETNNHRAIRKMILIE, encoded by the coding sequence ATGAAGAAACTAAGTTTTACACAATTAACCAAACACAAAGCTATTCGAGGAGCTCTATCCTTGATTGTTTTTTCCTTTGCACTTGTGCTCGGAAAACTCCAGGCACAATGTCCTGCGAATTTCTCTACACCTATCCCTACAATTGCTTGTCAGGGTCAGGTGAGTACCTATTTTATTACGAATTATGATAACACCGCTATTACGGGTTATAATTATTCGATTGTTCCATTAACAGGAACAGCTAATTACAATTTAGTAGGTGCAAACTTAACTATTACTTATTCTACACCGGGAGATGTAAGTTTTAATTTGGTATTGATTCCAGTATCTGCTGCAATCCCGTGTGCCACACAAACTTTTAATGTGCGCGTAGGGGCCCTTTTTGCACCACAAGCTAATTGTAATGATACCATCAATGTATCATTAGACGAACTATGTGTGGCAAGAGTTACGCCAGATATGGTTCTAGAGGGAAATACCTATAATTATTTGGATTATGATGTAGTCATCAGAGACCAAATAACTAAGGTTACCATTCCAGGTAGTCCTTTAGTGTCAAGAGCTTATCTTGGTAAGTTTCTTGAAGTTTCTGCAATTCACAGATGTTCAGGAAATTCTTGTTGGGGTGTACTTCGTATAGAGGACAAATTGAAACCTATATTGAATTGTAAGACTTATATTGTAGATTGTGGAACGCCTACAACCCCAGAAGTACTTGGATTTCCTAAACCAGTTGGAGCTCCAAATCCAACTCCAGTTGTTGGTCAACCAAGGACTTATACTAGTAATTCATCTTTTTATGATAATTGTGGACCAACCACATTTAAATACAATGATAGAAAAATTCAAGTTGTTTGTCCTCCTGCAGTAACGTATATTGATACGATTTTCCGGGATTGGACAGCTAATGATTCATATGGTAATCAGATCACATGTTCTGATACTATATTGGTTCGAGCTGGTACAACTCTAGGTTTAATCTGTCCACCTAATTGGGATGATATATCTCATTTTGCAATACCATGTGATACCACTATTGAGAGAGATGCGAATGGTTACCCACATCCAAACGTAACGGGTTATCCTACTGGAATAGGTTGTAGGAATATTAATTATACTTATACAGATCTTAGATTGAATGTATGTCAAGGTAGTTATAAAATTCTTAGAGAATGGTTAATTGCTGACTGGTGTACAGGAACGACTGCGACATGTACCCAAATATTAAAAATTTTGGATAAGAGAGGTCCATTGTTAGTATGTGCCTCCAGACAAACAGTTTCTACTGCTATAAATTCATGTGAAGGATGGGCTGATATCAAAGTGCCTACTATATTGGCAGGAGAATGTTCTAGTGTGACATGGGATGTCTTAGTAAAGAGAGGAGTAGAAGATACTACAGTAAGACCCACTTCTATTGCTGCTGTTCGCGATGGAATAACATTAAATGCGGATGGATCGTATCATGTTGCAAATTTACCGGTTGGTCTTTCTTGGGTTTTGTTTATTGGAACAGATGCTTGTGGAAATTCAACAGAATGTTCAACAGAGATATTTGTTGCTGAAAAAACCAAACCTACTCCAGTATGTCATTTTGAAACTGTAGTAACGCTTTCTGATGAAGGAATAGCTAAAGTATTTGCTTCATCCTTTGATGATGGATCACATGATAATTGTGCATTAGATTCATTCAAAGTTAGACGTATGAATCCAACTTCAAACTGTTTTGGTCCTGAAGGAAATTCAGTGTTTGGAAATTTTGTGAAATTCTGTTGTACAGATATTCCGAACAACCCAATAGTTGTAATTCTACAAGTTAGAGATAAAGCTGGAAATACAAATGAATGTATGGTACAAGTTACGGTACAAGATAAAAAGCCACCAGTAATTACTTGTCTTCCAAATATAACAGTAAGTTGTGGATTTGATTATTCAAACTTAAATGTATTTGGAACATACAGACGTAATCAATCTGATCGGAAACAAATTTTATTGAACGATATCAGGAATACTTTAAACGTGCCTCAACCTTATTTATGGGGATTGGATGGTTTAGTTATAGAAGATTGTACCCTAACTGTTGATTCATCAATATCTAATACTGTAAATGCATGTGGAGTAGGAAATATATCCAGAGTATATACCTTTAGAGATGAATTTAATCCTACCCAAACATGTGTCCAAAATATTTCTGTAATAAACTTTACTCCTTACAAAGGGTTGTCAATAGTCTGGCCTGGTGATGTCATTATTGAAGGTTGTTTAACATCTTCTGATACGGCTCGAACTGGTGCACCTAGATGGCCATCTAATGTTCCTTGTTCAAACATCCTTTCAACTTTTGAAGATCAAACCTTTAATATAGTAGAAGGAGTTTGTTATAAAATATTGCGTAAATGGACCGTAGTTGACTGGTGTAACTTTAACATTAATACAGGTGCTGGACGTTGGACATATACTCAGATTATTAAAGTTAAAAATTCTGTTGCACCAACGATCACAAGTTCATGTAGTAATCAGGTATTCGATAGCCAATCACCTGAATGTAATGGATTTGCTGCTTTAGTTGCAACTGCTACAGATGATTGTACCCATCCAGAAGATTTGGTTTGGTCTTATAAAATTGATTTATTTAATAATAATTCGATAGATATTAACGGCTTCACAAATAATGCTACTGGAACTTATCCTGGTGGAACACATAAAATTACCTGGACTGTAGCAGATCAATGTGGAAATGAAACATCTTGTACATATACCTTCAAGATCAGAGATGCAAAACAGCCAACGCCATATTGTAGAACTGGTATTATTACAGTAATAATGCCATCAAGTGGATCGGTGACTGTTTGGGCAAGTGATTTAAACCTTGACAGTAAGGATAATTGTACACCAAGTAATCAATTGAGATATTCATTCTCTTCAAATGTTTTTAACACATCACAAACTTATGTATGCTCCCAGATTACTGATGGTATTTCTAAAACGTTCGATGTTAGAATATACGTTACTGACTTAGAAGGAAATCAAGATTACTGTGATACAAAAATAACAATACAAGATGGATTGGGAAATGCATGTCCTGATAATATTACTGGAGGTGGAACTTCTAGTTTAGTTGCAGGTACATTATCAACATCAAACAATGCTAATCTTGAACAAGCTATGGTTTCAATTAATGGAAATATGCCATCAATGCCGAAATATCACATGACTCAAAAAGATGGTAAATATGCATTTCCTGCTATTCCTTTAAGTGAAAACTATACGATAAACGCTGAGAAGAATGATGATCCTTTAAATGGTGTTTCTACGCAAGACATAGTATTAATACAAAAGCATATTTTAGGAATATCTACCTTGAATTCAGCTTACAAAATTATAGCTGCAGATGTAAACGACTCTAAAACAATAACAGCTAAGGATATTTCGGATTTAAGAAAGCTGATCTTAGGAGTAACCAATGAATTGCCATTAAAAAAATCATGGAGATTTATTAATGCTTCTCAACAATTTCAAGATCAAAAATCTCCTTGGCCTTTACAAGAGGTTGTGCAAATAGATAAATTGAGTTCTGATATGTTAGAGAACAATTTTATAGCTGTGAAAGTGGGTGATGTAAATGGTAATGCTAAAGCTAATCAATTAACAGTTAGTACTTCAAGAACTAATGCAGATATGTTTATTGACCTAAAAGATCTGTCTTTTGTTGAAGGACAATTAATAGAAGTTCCATTCAGTGATTTAGAAGCAAATACTATTTCTGGTTTGCAAATGGAAATTGTTTTTGACCCAGAGGTATTGCATTTTGTTGAAATAAAATCAGGACAACTTAATATCCATGAACAGAATGTTAATTATACTTATGTTTCTCAAGGTAAAATTAGATTGAGTTGGGATTATGCCACAGGAGTGTTGTGTAATAAACCATTATTTAGTCTTGTATTCAATGGACTTAAGAAAGGAATAGTAAGTGAGCATTTAGCTTTAGGAACAGATAGTTACAAATCTGAAGCATATGATATAGAAGGAAATGAGATGAATATTAGGGCATCTTATGGTGGGAATGCAACGAATTCAAATAATGGATTCTATTTATATCAAAATGAGCCAAATCCTTTTAGTTCCGTTACAAAAATTTCATTCCAATTACCTGAAGACGCTGTAGCTAATCTTAGAGTTTACGATGTGAATGGAAAGATCTTGAAGGAATTATCGAAACAATACAAAGCTGGTTTGAATAATATTGAAATCAGTAAGAAAGAATTACAAGCTAGTGGCATACTTTATTATCGCTTAGAAACCAATAATCATAGGGCCATTCGCAAAATGATATTAATTGAGTAG
- a CDS encoding efflux RND transporter permease subunit encodes MDLKNIKELRFTSWCIKNSTAIYIFTAIICIAGLVAYNKTPKELFPDIVIPTVSVATIYPGATPQDIENLISKPIEKQIKSINGVKKVTSNSISDFSMVIAEFNTDIDPKLCKQRVSDAVDKAKKDLPTDLKQDPQVQEFDFSELPIMNINIAGDFPLDRIKNFAEQLKDKIESNKEITRVDIVGGVDREIQVNVDLYRMNAIGITFNDIEGAIQRQNLNISGGELNIQNLRRNIRITGEFQNPKDIENIIVRSFLGNQIYIKDIAEVKDDFKEKQDFARLDNKAVVTLNVVKRSGENLIHATDKIYEIIEDFKQNKFPDGLTIKVTGDTSDNTRVQLHDLINTVILGFIFVVFVLMFFMGFTNAFFVGLAVPLSCLVAFLIMPILGMSMNVIVLFSLLLALGIIVDDAIVVIENTHRIYNKYKQFTIQQAAKYAAGEVFIPVLTGTLTSLMPFVPLLFWPGIIGKFMSNLPVTLIITLGASMFVAFVMNPVFAVSFMKRDDETKKSQLQDYTKIFIFFICLAILGYFKIGNGLGNFAILAIVLILLYHFLFEKLIHLFQTKIWPRVINAYKKILRFFIKGYRPIFIVISVFLLLIVTWVIYIATNPSIETFPDGEPNFAFVYCKMPMGTDATMTDSITRVIEDRVYKVIGKDNPIVTSVITNVGLGAGDPQNPDRVPTPHKSKVTVAFKRFAERNGKSTAQVLKDIKTEFEDGIAGAELKIEKENGGPPVGKPVNMEISGDDFDVLDKLSKQIKSKIEEENIFGLDGLSSDFQISKPEIIVDLDEEKAQREGISLAQIATEIRTALFGKEVSKFRDKNDDAPIQLRLKEVDRNQIEKLLQMNISFMDMASGQFKQVPISTLASIRYGNSISSINRKNQKRLITLSSDVVPGSNPNGVVASVQEVVKQMDIPEGYEVSFTGELEQQKETMDFLSTAFGAALALMFLILVTQFNSFVKPFIIFSTVLFSLIGIAMGFGLFKMTLSVVMTGVGVFALAGIVVRNGILLLEFIDELRERGLSVEEAVIEGGTTRMTPVILTAISAILGLIPLAIGVNMDFGTLLSEFDPKFYLGGDNVAFWGPLAWTIIYGLIVSTFLTLLIVPTMYILGYKTRNWFRRKFGITV; translated from the coding sequence ATGGATCTCAAAAATATTAAGGAATTAAGATTCACTTCATGGTGTATCAAAAATTCAACAGCAATTTATATTTTCACCGCGATTATCTGTATTGCTGGTTTAGTTGCATATAATAAGACTCCCAAAGAATTATTTCCAGATATTGTAATTCCTACAGTATCCGTTGCAACGATTTATCCAGGCGCAACCCCACAGGATATAGAAAACTTAATTTCTAAACCCATTGAAAAACAAATAAAATCAATCAATGGTGTTAAAAAAGTTACCAGTAATTCTATCTCCGATTTTTCAATGGTTATTGCAGAATTCAATACAGATATTGATCCTAAATTATGCAAACAGAGAGTTTCAGATGCCGTTGATAAAGCAAAAAAAGATTTACCTACAGATTTAAAACAAGATCCTCAAGTTCAAGAATTTGATTTTAGTGAGCTCCCCATAATGAACATCAATATTGCAGGCGATTTTCCACTAGACCGCATAAAGAATTTTGCAGAACAACTCAAGGATAAAATTGAATCCAATAAAGAAATAACCAGAGTAGATATTGTCGGAGGTGTTGATCGAGAAATTCAAGTCAATGTTGATTTATATCGAATGAATGCAATTGGAATTACATTTAATGATATCGAAGGTGCCATTCAAAGGCAAAATTTAAATATTTCAGGTGGAGAATTAAACATCCAAAATCTGCGTAGAAATATTAGAATAACGGGTGAATTCCAGAATCCAAAAGACATTGAAAACATTATAGTTAGATCATTCTTAGGTAATCAGATTTACATTAAAGATATTGCTGAAGTCAAAGATGACTTTAAAGAAAAACAAGATTTTGCACGACTAGATAATAAAGCGGTTGTCACATTAAATGTTGTGAAACGAAGTGGTGAAAATCTAATCCATGCCACTGACAAAATTTATGAAATCATTGAAGATTTCAAACAAAATAAATTTCCCGATGGATTAACTATAAAAGTAACTGGCGACACCTCAGATAACACTAGGGTCCAATTACACGACTTAATAAATACTGTAATTCTAGGTTTTATTTTTGTTGTATTTGTTCTCATGTTTTTCATGGGTTTTACAAATGCTTTTTTTGTTGGATTAGCAGTCCCACTATCTTGTTTAGTCGCTTTTTTAATAATGCCTATTCTGGGTATGTCTATGAACGTTATCGTATTGTTTTCCTTGTTATTAGCACTTGGGATTATCGTAGATGACGCTATTGTAGTTATTGAGAATACCCATCGTATTTACAACAAATATAAACAATTCACCATTCAACAAGCTGCTAAATATGCAGCTGGAGAAGTATTTATTCCCGTTTTAACTGGTACTTTAACATCTTTAATGCCATTTGTACCTCTTTTGTTTTGGCCCGGAATTATAGGTAAATTCATGAGCAATCTTCCTGTTACTCTTATTATTACCTTGGGTGCTTCAATGTTTGTTGCTTTTGTTATGAATCCAGTTTTTGCAGTCAGTTTTATGAAGCGGGATGATGAAACCAAAAAATCACAACTTCAGGATTATACTAAAATTTTTATATTTTTTATATGTCTTGCAATTCTAGGGTACTTTAAAATTGGAAACGGCCTAGGAAATTTTGCTATCTTAGCTATTGTGTTAATCCTACTATATCATTTTCTTTTCGAAAAATTAATTCACCTATTTCAAACCAAAATTTGGCCGAGAGTTATTAATGCTTATAAAAAAATCTTACGTTTCTTTATTAAAGGATACAGACCTATTTTTATTGTTATTTCTGTGTTTTTGTTATTAATTGTCACTTGGGTAATTTATATAGCAACTAATCCATCTATAGAAACGTTTCCAGATGGCGAACCAAATTTTGCTTTTGTCTATTGTAAAATGCCAATGGGTACTGATGCAACAATGACCGATTCAATTACACGCGTTATTGAAGATCGTGTATACAAAGTCATTGGTAAAGACAATCCAATTGTAACATCCGTTATTACAAATGTGGGATTAGGTGCGGGAGATCCTCAAAATCCAGATCGTGTTCCAACTCCTCATAAGAGTAAAGTTACTGTAGCATTCAAAAGATTTGCTGAACGTAATGGTAAGTCAACAGCACAAGTTTTAAAAGATATTAAAACAGAATTTGAAGATGGAATCGCAGGCGCTGAATTAAAAATAGAAAAGGAAAATGGTGGACCACCAGTAGGAAAACCAGTTAATATGGAAATCTCTGGAGATGATTTTGATGTACTTGATAAATTATCCAAACAAATAAAATCTAAAATAGAAGAAGAGAATATTTTTGGCTTAGATGGCTTAAGTTCAGACTTCCAAATTAGCAAACCTGAAATAATTGTTGACTTAGATGAAGAGAAAGCTCAACGCGAAGGCATTAGTTTGGCCCAAATTGCAACCGAAATAAGAACAGCACTATTCGGCAAAGAGGTTTCAAAATTTAGAGATAAAAACGATGATGCTCCAATTCAATTAAGACTCAAAGAAGTAGATCGAAACCAAATCGAAAAACTACTTCAAATGAATATTTCCTTTATGGATATGGCATCTGGACAGTTTAAACAAGTACCAATTTCAACTTTAGCCAGCATTCGTTATGGAAATTCAATAAGCAGCATCAATCGAAAAAATCAAAAAAGATTAATCACATTATCTTCTGATGTCGTGCCAGGCAGTAATCCCAATGGTGTAGTTGCTTCTGTTCAAGAAGTGGTTAAGCAGATGGATATTCCAGAAGGATATGAAGTTTCTTTTACAGGCGAATTGGAGCAACAAAAGGAAACCATGGATTTCTTAAGCACGGCATTTGGAGCAGCGTTAGCATTAATGTTCCTAATACTTGTTACTCAATTTAACTCTTTTGTAAAACCATTCATAATTTTTAGTACGGTTCTATTCTCTTTAATAGGCATAGCAATGGGTTTTGGGTTATTCAAAATGACATTAAGTGTTGTTATGACGGGTGTTGGTGTTTTTGCTTTAGCAGGTATTGTTGTAAGAAATGGTATTCTTTTACTTGAATTCATTGATGAGCTCAGAGAGCGCGGTCTATCGGTGGAAGAAGCTGTAATAGAAGGCGGTACAACTCGTATGACACCCGTGATTCTAACCGCTATCTCTGCCATTCTGGGCTTGATTCCTCTGGCTATAGGTGTAAACATGGATTTTGGCACTTTACTCTCAGAATTTGATCCGAAATTTTATTTAGGAGGTGACAATGTTGCATTTTGGGGACCATTAGCCTGGACTATAATTTATGGTCTAATCGTTTCTACATTCCTAACATTATTAATTGTTCCAACAATGTATATTTTAGGATATAAAACAAGAAATTGGTTTCGTCGTAAATTTGGTATTACTGTTTAA